In the Muricauda sp. MAR_2010_75 genome, one interval contains:
- a CDS encoding DUF4230 domain-containing protein has translation MKKVLVGAIIALASVLIYKSCADERERKTLLQESSMLIQQELKNVSKLIVTEGHFVEVYNYKDSRALFGSLVTADKKALVVANAEVTIAYDLSKITYDLDEANKTITLTQIPEPEVKINPDFEYYDVTADYLNPFKAEDYNLIKKNVNQSLLKKIEASTLVSNAENRLLSELSRIYVLTNSLGWTLVYGEEPIDSTEELLDLRKTVLD, from the coding sequence ATGAAGAAAGTACTGGTTGGAGCCATCATTGCGTTGGCCTCTGTTTTGATCTATAAATCCTGTGCCGATGAGCGTGAACGGAAGACACTACTTCAAGAAAGTTCCATGCTCATTCAACAGGAATTAAAGAACGTTTCCAAACTTATCGTGACCGAAGGTCATTTTGTGGAAGTCTACAATTACAAGGATTCGCGGGCGTTGTTCGGTTCCTTGGTCACTGCGGATAAAAAGGCGTTGGTGGTGGCAAATGCCGAAGTCACCATTGCCTACGACCTTTCCAAAATTACCTATGATTTGGATGAGGCCAACAAAACCATTACCCTTACCCAGATTCCCGAGCCTGAGGTTAAAATCAACCCTGATTTTGAATACTACGATGTTACCGCGGATTATTTGAACCCATTTAAAGCTGAGGATTACAATCTGATCAAAAAAAATGTAAACCAATCATTGCTGAAAAAAATTGAAGCCTCCACGCTGGTATCCAATGCCGAAAACCGACTGCTCAGTGAACTTTCCCGTATTTATGTGTTGACCAATTCCTTGGGTTGGACCTTGGTCTACGGTGAGGAACCTATTGATTCCAC
- a CDS encoding GSCFA domain-containing protein, with protein MKLQTTVPLEKADDPIDYHSNLLLMGSCFVENMGGKLDYFKFQQLQNSFGILFHPLAIENLVQRSLEDSQYKEAEVFERDGIWYCFDAHSEVRANSQEALLQNLNQQLHETRLRLQNATHIIITLGTAWVYWHKTTNKIVANCHKVPQKEFSKELLPIDNIAVSLENVVKMVGNVNPDAQLIFTVSPVRHLKDGFVENQQSKAHLISALHKVLSPRARSRGLYYFPAYEIMMDELRDYRFYGKDLVHPNELAVEYIWEKFKSVWIDADCFPVMDEVDSIQKGLLHRPFNPDSEAHQKFETSLRSKITYLQERYPFMKF; from the coding sequence ATGAAACTTCAAACTACGGTTCCCTTAGAAAAAGCGGATGATCCTATCGATTACCACAGTAATTTACTCTTGATGGGTTCCTGTTTTGTGGAAAATATGGGAGGGAAGTTGGACTATTTTAAGTTTCAGCAACTGCAAAACTCCTTCGGAATCTTGTTTCACCCACTTGCTATAGAAAATCTGGTGCAACGGTCATTGGAAGATTCGCAATACAAAGAAGCCGAAGTTTTTGAAAGGGATGGCATTTGGTATTGCTTTGATGCCCATTCCGAGGTTCGGGCCAATTCTCAAGAGGCATTGCTCCAAAACCTAAATCAACAACTCCATGAGACTCGACTGAGGCTGCAAAATGCGACCCATATCATCATTACCTTGGGAACAGCATGGGTGTATTGGCATAAAACAACAAATAAGATAGTGGCCAATTGCCATAAGGTTCCCCAAAAAGAATTTTCCAAAGAATTGCTGCCTATCGATAACATAGCTGTCAGTTTGGAAAATGTGGTTAAAATGGTCGGAAATGTCAATCCTGATGCCCAATTGATATTCACCGTTTCACCTGTGCGTCACCTCAAGGATGGTTTTGTGGAAAACCAACAAAGTAAAGCCCATCTCATTTCAGCACTTCATAAGGTTTTGTCACCTCGAGCGCGTTCGAGAGGTCTTTATTACTTTCCGGCCTACGAAATTATGATGGATGAACTCCGAGACTACCGTTTTTACGGAAAGGATTTGGTGCATCCCAATGAGTTGGCGGTGGAGTACATTTGGGAGAAGTTCAAATCGGTTTGGATTGATGCGGATTGTTTCCCTGTCATGGATGAGGTTGACAGTATTCAAAAAGGGCTTTTGCACCGACCGTTTAACCCCGATTCCGAAGCCCACCAAAAGTTTGAAACGTCTCTCCGGTCAAAAATTACGTATCTTCAAGAGAGGTATCCTTTCATGAAATTTTAA